The genomic stretch ATGATTcttttgctatggctccgtaattatgaTACAGATATAATGCAATCAATCAAAATAGAAATCACAGCTCATTTGTTTAATGTGGTACTATTTatacttgaagaaacgacgttagaacataagaaaaacgagcgcaacacaacctaaACCTatcagaaactcacccgagcccctcgagacCCCATAAAGACatgccaacaagtcccataacataacacagacctactcgatgtctcaaatcatgcataacaacacTGAAACgacgaatcgcacctcaaatcaaacttaatgaacttttgacTTCCAAAAACGCGcaccgaaccatatcaaatcaactcgaaataaactcaaatttttcacacaattcCTATTACATCATGCGGAgatactcatgccctcaaactacCGAGTAAAGtgaaaatgctcaaaacgaccgatcaggGCGTTACATTCTACCCCACTTAAACATGCGTTCGTCCTTAAACGTACCAAGAGTCGTTCCAGGGCCATAAACTCATAGtttaaccttaccatgcacatacctagggtgatcccatgtcaccctactCCATATAAGCCTGCCAACACAACATAACTAGAGATCCTTACTTCAACCTTAGTTCGTAAATTTTAGaatccaattccaacatccgaaactCATTACAAGACCCGAATCTCGAATATACATATTGTGTAAGTCTGAACAGGTTGTATTAAGtcataaccataacccaagatgtaatcacatgatatgcCCCATCACTCAGATACTCACAGTAGTAACCGATGACCATCATGGCTGCCCAAAAACAAATCGAGTACCAGTAGtaaacctcatatcaaataaaacccgtTCAAAATCTTCGTACACTgtcaatgatgaaagaaacacgcaaaaTCTCTTAACCACTCATCTGATCAATAAGCCAATAAGCTCATTTGTCCGACCAGGGCCATTGCCCAAATCGTTAGCAAAAATATGGTATCATTCTTCCGGACATTCCTTATCCCAATACGATAGTGAAAATCTCATGTCTAGAAACCTCATCCCAACTAATACAAGTAGCCCAACTGACAAGTCCTACTAAAAACTATATGGATCCCCACACAATGCGGTCACGTACACCTACAAGTAATAATTTAGACATGATAGATAATAGTAAGAAAGTTAAATAAGAAAGCTACTAAGTAGTTAAATAGGCAGGGAAATTCATAACATTTTCCGATAAACTATTTTCAACAAGGTGAAAGAAAAATACACGAAATAAGCATAAGGAGTTATATTTTATCACAGCACCATTGCGGCGATCAACTCGATCTCATTATATCAATCCACATAAGGTACCCATCGAGCCATAATACTCGGGCTTACTGGTTGCATGCATGTCATCATCAAGCACGATAGAGTGCAGAAAATATAACTATGGTAAAATGATTAGGCAAAAATAATACTGAGTAAGACAAGCACAACTATGGTGCAATAAGCAAGTCAACATCACAAAGACCATCTCGCCCATAACGCCATAAGGCCTAAATGGAATTACAATATGCATGTGAAGAATCATGTAACACTCACAACCCGTCATAGCATAAGAGAGAAGTATATAACTTAGACCATGGCGCGAATAACATCTATTCTGCCCGATGATATACATGTAGTAACATCTGCGTAGGAGGAAGCAAATCTGATTTGATAaaaatacacatcctcattgggcctaccaatggacccccAAATCAATTCCGGTTATCCCTGAATGGACAAATAGACCTTCAGAAGTCCACAACAACATAACCATAACACATATTATCATCTGGATAGCTTTAGCCACattccacagtccacaaccatgaaACATTGTGCTTCTAAGAACTCCCAGCCTCCAAATTCATAGAACACACAAATCCATACAGGATCATCTCatgaggaatacttctataattcttccgtGCCACATAGAAAAatttgaatatcagcagtcgatcaaacaGGAGAGcaccgcaataccaatgaagcatcCGTAAGTCAAAACACAATGTGCCTTCTGAAATGCACACCCTTATTAGGCAATACCAAGTAGTAATAGCATTCATCTAGACATCTGAAACCGTCTGTGTTGTCTAAGAATTCAAgaccttcccttcaaaactgaaccaTTACCTTGCACATGCAAATCTCTATCCTACACAACACACCACATAGATAATTACATCATATGAAAAGCATGAGAATCTCATGATCAACTTTGAGTCGCCAGCAAAATACATACCCGATTAGTCAGAAACCTTCTATTTGAtctcatctaggagaaaatcCCAATACGCAACATGTTCCTCATGACAATAGGAAATATCTACCTTGAACAGTGATAAAAACCATCGAGAACTCTTTGAAATCAATTTGCACATAACCAAACTATCAAAATCcaatctctctaactcaaccaagccacgcaGTCGCGAAAACCCAAGAGTATTCACACGAAACACATGTGGAGACTCAACACATCATAAGTCCCAAAGAACTGATCATACCATTACTgtgctgatccaacctactaTCAAACAGCCCTATTTCTCCGAGTTCCTTCCACATTACCTTCAATTTGATACCCTCATTGCGAGAACACCATTATCCTTACCCCAAAGCTTGACATAAGAGATCCTAGCATAaaaaccacaccgccctaaggccCGTAAGCCACTATATACCCTCTTAGCACCCTAAAGTACCACAACTGAGACACCCACTCTGAAGAGAACTTTTATGAATCTAAAGCTATTTCCTTCACCTTTCTGATACTAAAATGTATAATCcacaatgatatagaaataccgtgagtctcgacaccatccaatgtaaatctcaTATTCTAGCCATAACTATTATGCCATCACTTAATCTTTCTGAGTCTAAACTCATCAATATGACACGAGAATCAAATTCTTTCCACAATTAAACAATGTGAAAAACCTTTCAACACactcataactcgagactatacgtcacatcaagacagaaatcaagcacccatTAGTCCTTTTTACATCTCAAGCAGACTCTTCTCATCATATTCAAATCATTTGAACATAGCCTGTAGTCACATCCTACTCATCATTTAGTCATCCAACCAATCGCCGGCCATAAATTCCACTCGTAGGGACACTACCGGACTTATAAGTCCAAAAGAACATGCTCACACAAACGAAATCTCTGTGGTCAAGCTAGAGTAAAAACCCGGACTCAAGTCTTCCAGACTGACCCATCATCAACACACATAAATCATATCTCACACCTTATCCATGGCTCCACAAGCCATCGATGAACATCCGATACCAAGTGATCACATACGcatacgaatgcatggaaggaatttaaagagttatgcttcaagatgaatcaatgttgcacgataaggaaagaaggATCAAAAGTTTATCCCAAATGCtgtgtagcctctcgaagataggtatatgataggttttaaatgttcttgccttatgttttgatgatctaacaaacttgctgttaagaaccagatagggaacctgatcTACTTGGACTATACTGCAAGCTTAACGAATTCCAAACTAAAGGTTAACTGCGACaacttcaggagctaggaacccaaacaaggatCTGATACCCGTGTGGTTCTCTCGTCAAAGTACAAGTCAATTGGTCACAactggaaatgaagtgactgacTGCACTGTTTCTGCAGTACTGCACTGTCTCCAgtgcccactcattctctaaccaaataAAGTGCTCACATTATTtaaagtgatgtgatcaaggtgtaccTACAATGAGTTTATACGAAACATAAAGGTTTCAATTTCTCATTCAAGCTTCTTGCcaaaacagagaaatcaatcctcacaagcttgaagaacaaagttgaacaTAACTACAaaccagttcctaaaagatagcttgttgttgtcctagttgagttgtaactttgtgattgtacttattatatctcctaaactgcttagctagaagcgtttgattaggaatccttTTGTAATTtgtaaactccttgagtttatgttgtgactagatttattcataagcaaaagtctttgtaattgtagTGTGATAAAGTGGCTtatggtgagagcatcacaaattagtaaaagcctttgtaactacaaagtcacaaagtggcttgtggtaagagtaccataagttagttgagtaaatcctttgtaattgagtcattgcaaagtgacttgtaataggTTCTCtataagttagtgaagttaaaagcctacaggtgtaggtcatggttttttgatccccttgtgtgggattttttcacgtaaaaatcctctgccttatttacgtactattttattagcattctcagtagaatcttgtagaggaccaaGTACTCcactgtttggtggactcatacaaactaacaattggtatcagaacaGGTtactcctatcaggctaacacgtAGGAATGATCCTCATGGTTGCTCCACTAAATTtggaagaaggtcaatctacataccgACCACCCAAGTTCAATGGacatactatgggtggtggaaaacaagaatgcacgattttatcatggctgaggattgtAAGTTATGGGATATCATATGTGATGGTCTTTATGTTCCAACCAAGGTACTAGAGGAACTTCCAGTTTCAATGGTAAAAACCAACAAAGAGTATACTAAAGCAGGAAAGAAAGctgtggagaagaattttcgtgccaagaaaattctaGTATGTGGAATAGGACTTGAAGAGTACAATAGAATCTCCACCTGTGACATTACCAAGGcgatatgggaagctttgcagatagctcatgagggaactacacaagtaaaacaGTCTAAGATTGATATGCCCAAtaccgagtatgaactcttcaaAATGAGAGATGATGAATccattcaagatatgcacacaagatttacatccatcataaatgagttacactcccTTGAAGAAActattcccagaaacaagctagTAAGGAAAATCCTCAGCTTTCTGCCTAGCTCTTTGGAAAGCAAAGTAAATgctattactgaatcaaaggactAACAGGAGCTGGCCATAGAAGAGCTGATCGAAAACTTGAAGACCTATGAGTTGAAGAGAAAGATAAAtaatgaaagaagagaaccaaagaaggaaaagaacctggtacttaaAGCTAATTACAATGATTCAAGTgaggaagacaatgacatggcttacctaaccaaaagatttcagaagatggttagaagaaatggagaaatgctaAAAAGGGACAGTTCTAACAGACcaagaaattgtgatctttgttACAAGTGTGGAAAGCATGGACACTTCATGAAAGACAgtcctctcttgaagcaagaattATTCAAGAACCATCATGAGAAAATAGCTAAGACAGACCCGGTTCCTGTCAAGGACTTCAAGAGAAAAAGATCCGCTGACAATATGATGAGGCaggctcttgcagcatggggGGATTCATCtagtgagtctgaagatgaacatgatactggtgatagttccatgatggtaGTTGAAGGCGAAAAAATTGGACATAactcaacttttgctttgatggctcaattagatgatgatgaagacaatggcaacaaagaggtaaatttcaaggatgttcagagaaatctgaaatcctattctccaaaaaaACTCATGTCCTTAGCTGATGTATTAATCACTGCTTTTCATAGTCTTATGGAGGATATGGATTCTTTGACCTTAGAATTAGGATAATCTGAACAAATTAGAGACGACTTAGTGGTTGTAGTTACTGACCataagaaaaccattgaaatcctcagaaagaaaagagtgatctgTTGGCAGAAATTGCAgacctaagggaaacaatagtgaaaccatggactaagtcaaaacctgaaagttctggaaagggaaaggagatagcaagtgaggaacacattatgcttgaaaatgagttgaaaGCTATGAGATTTAGGAGGTGTGCTGAAATTGCGAAAAACGAGCTTCTCCAAACTAATCTGGAAAGAGTAAAGAATGATTTCGAAAAgtccctaaagtggacctggtcctcagaagctaCCACTGCCATGCATACTAATGATTGTGAAAACAGGCAGGGAGCAGGGTTCCAAAAGgggaaaactccttacaacccttaCAGTAAGTACGTCACCATCTCTGATAACTGTCCTTGTACCCCATGTGGTAACACTGGGCACTTCAAGGAAGATGTCCAGGCCAAGAATCAATCAGTTCAGAAAAATAAAGTGTTTGCTGAAATGGTGactacaaaagagggaccaggttccactcacaaaaaatgcacattacctgcatggactaagagaactcttattcatcctcttgcttactacaagggacccaaacttatttgggttcctaaaactaactcctaaTCTCTTGTGTAGGGAACAATAAAAGGAAgtggtcaacaatggttcatggatagtgggtgttcaaaacacatgactgggaacaccatggattttctttcactaaaagccctacaaggagggagtgtatcctttggcaatggtaaaaaggggtacattcttggagttgaaaaagtcaggaagtcactcactcattctattgaaaatgtgtactatgtaaATGGCCTTAAGTACActctcttgagtgtctctcaaatctatgataaaggaaacaaggtggaattcttgtccaaaatatgtacagtcactgaTCTTGTGACTGGTGAAATAgtacttgtggccaaaagatacaagaacatctatgtcgCTGATTTCGAGTCCTTACAGAATGGTGATCCGAGTTGTTTGaaagttgttgatgatgaagTTGAACTATGGCACAGAAGACTGGGCCATGCATGTTTTTCTgttctgaacaaactaattcagaagaaCCTGGTCCATGATCTGCCTATGTCACAATTCAATATGCAAAAAGTCTGTGATgcctgtgctagaggaaaacataTGAAGTCCTCTTTTAAATCTAAAGAGATATGAGCACCTCAAAGCTACTAGAGCTTCTgcatatggatctgtgtggacctatgagagtgcaaa from Nicotiana sylvestris chromosome 12, ASM39365v2, whole genome shotgun sequence encodes the following:
- the LOC138882840 gene encoding uncharacterized protein, with amino-acid sequence MAEDCKLWDIICDGLYVPTKVLEELPVSMVKTNKEYTKAGKKAVEKNFRAKKILVCGIGLEEYNRISTCDITKAIWEALQIAHEGTTQVKQSKIDMPNTEYELFKMRDDESIQDMHTRFTSIINELHSLEETIPRNKLELAIEELIENLKTYELKRKINNERREPKKEKNLVLKANYNDSSEEDNDMAYLTKRFQKMVRRNGEMLKRDSSNRPRNCDLCYKCGKHGHFMKDSPLLKQELFKNHHEKIAKTDPVPVKDFKRKRSADNMMRQALAAWGDSSSESEDEHDTGDSSMMVVEGEKIGHNSTFALMAQLDDDEDNGNKEKEKSDLLAEIADLRETIVKPWTKSKPESSGKGKEIASEEHIMLENELKAMRFRRCAEIAKNELLQTNLERVKNDFEKSLKWTWSSEATTAMHTNDCENRQGAGFQKGKTPYNPYSKYVTISDNCPCTPCGNTGHFKEDVQAKNQSVQKNKVFAEMGYILGVEKVRKSLTHSIENVYYVNGLKYTLLSVSQIYDKGNKVEFLSKICTVTDLVTGEIVLVAKRYKNIYVADFESLQNGDPSCLKVVDDEVELWHRRLGHACFSVLNKLIQKNLVHDLPMSQFNMQKVCDACARGKHMKSSFKSKEI